CGGGTTGAGGATGGCGCGGCGCGGCGGCACCTTCGTGCTTTTCGGGGTCACGCCGGCGGGTGTCGAGGTCCCCGTTTTGCCCTTCGATCTGCTGGTCAACGAAGTCGACATCAGGCCGGCCTACCTCAACCCCTTCACCCATTCGCGCGCTGCGGCAATGGTCGCAAGCGGAGCATTGGAACTGGACGCATTGGTCACCAGAACCATAGGTCTCGAAGAGGTCGCCGACGTGGTGGGCAACGCGCCATTGCCAGGCGAGATCAAGGTCATCGTCCGGCCTTAGAGCATGATGCCGAAAAGTGTGAGCGGTTTTCTCAAGACATCATGCTCTAACTCTATAATTTAGAACAGGATGATTTTAGGCCAACCGGGCCTAAAATCATCCTGTTCTAGAGCATGGTGCTGCGGACGGGGCCGGTGGAATCGCGCGTAATCAGCGTGACCGGCACTTTGACGATCGCAGCCGCTCGAGATCCGTCTCCTGTTTGCTGGTCCTCGATCAGCGTTTCCAGCAGCCGCGCTGCCTGCTGCCCGACATTGCGGATCGGCTGTGCGACCGTTGTCAGTCGTGGGAAGACGTAGGCCGCCTCCGGCAGGTCGTCGAAGCCCACGACCGAATAATCGTTCGGAACCGAAAATCCGCGATCCTGGACGGCATGGATTGCCGCAATCGCCGAAACGTCGGTGGTGCCGATGATCGCGGTGATTTCAGGCCGAGACGCCAGCAATTCGCGCGCCAGCCGGTAGGTCTCGGCAAAGCTGTGCTCTTCCGCCATCGCCACGACGGCAGGCGTGATGCCGTCTTTCGCCATTTCCGCCGTGATGCCCTGGAGCCGGAGCTGGATCGGCTGGCTGTGTGCCGGCGCCCCGACGATGGCGATCGCCCGGTGGCCGAGGCCGATCAGATGGCGCGCCATCAGCCGTCCGCCTTCTTCGTGATCGGCCATCACAGCGTCGTCGGCGATGCCGCTCAGCTCGCGGTCGATGGCGATGATCGGAATACCGGCATCCCGCAGCACCCCGAAATGCTCGATGCTGCCGAAGGCGCTTGCGACGATGACGCCGTCGACGCGCTGGGCAAGCAGCATGGAAATATAGCGCGCCTCGTGATCCATATTTTCCGCCGTGCTGCAGATCAGCGTCTGATAGCCGTGCTGAAACAGTTCCTGCTCGATGGCATGGGCAAGGATACCGAAGAACGGCACGTCAATCGACGGCAGCATCAGCCCGATCATCCGGCTTGGTGCACCGCGCAGCATACGGGCACCCTTGCTGGGTGTGTAGTTCAGTGTCCGGATCGCCGCCTCGACGCGGTGCCGGAGCTCAGGCGAGGCGTAGCCGCTGTTGTTGAGCACACGCGAGACCGAAGAGACCGACGTTCCTGCGAGCTTGGCGATATGTCTGATGCTGGTCGTCACAGGCCGGCATTTCTCTCTTTTGCAGCACCGAGCGTCCATGCATAAAGGACGCCACAGCAGTTTGAATGCTGCACAACTTATCCCTAAATCGATTCCGCTCTAAGCAATTCCTACGCCACAACCAAGCCATTTCATGGACACCTGATGAGCGACACGGTCATCCTTTTTCACGGCATTGCCCGGACGAAGAAAAGCATGGGGAAGCTCGCGGCCTTCCTGTCCGGCAAGGGATATCGGGTTGTGAATGTCGGTTACCCCTCCACCAGGTTTTCGATCGGCGACCTCGTCGACATCGTTCGGCCGCAGATCGACGCGGCTGCGAAGGAGGCAGGCGACGGCCATGTGCATTTCATCGGTTATTCGATGGGTGGGCTGCTTATCCGTGCTTTTCTCAGGAACCATCGCCCGTCGAATCTGGGAAGAGTGGTCATGGTCGGAACGCCGAACAATGGCAGTGAGATTGCCGATTTCCTCAAGACCTGGCCGCTCTACAGGAAATTCTATGGACCGGCAGGGCAGCAATTGATTACCGATCAAACCGCAATGACCAAGCTGTTCGGCACTGTCGATTACGAACTTGGCATCATCGCTGGGAACCGGACCATCGACCCGGTCTCTTCCCTGATCATCGGCCTCAGAATTCCGAATGATGGAAAGGTGTCGGTGGAGAGTACCCGTCTCGACGGCGCTGCGGCGCATATCGTCATTCCCGCCAACCACACTTTCTTGCCGGTCAACAAGACCATGTGGAGGCAAGCCCTGTCGTTTCTGCAGGATGGGCGGTTCGCAAGCTGAACACTGACAGCTGCCTCATCGACAGTTTCAAAACGCGCAGCGTGGGAGGACCTCACCGTTGAACGGTGAGGTCCTGTTTGACCTTTGAAATCAACAGGCGGGAGCCGTCAGCGGTGAAGTGCCCGTAGTCGAATTGCACCGGGTCCCCGCTTTTTGTCCACACGATACAGTCGGGGTTGCACATGGTCTTATAGGTGGAGATGTACATTGCTCCGCTTCCGGCCAATGCGTCGTGAATCTCCACACCGATGCGCTGCCGAGGCGCCAAATGGTCGGCGGCATGAAATGGCTGCTTCTCATAGAGACTGTGAGCCAGCAGCCGCGGCAACGAAGATTTATATTCTGCCACTGGTCCGAAGACGACGATCTTTTTGGCAAAGGGGGACAGGTAGTCCACCGTCTTTCTGATGAGTTTGACGTCATCTTCCGTCCAGCGTCCGGCCAACACGAGAACATCGACCTTGTGGCTCGGCAAAAACTCTTTGAAGACGTAGTTCATGAGCTCCAGGCAGCGCTCTTCGCCTTCGGCTTCAAGAGTAGGGCGGCATCCTGATGCGTTGGCTTGAAGGACGTTTGTCCCCGGCAGCGTCTTCAAGCCGGGATATAGGTGCGCAGCGTGACTATCACCGATGAGCGCTATGTTTTGCTGATTATTTGAGAGAACCAGGCAGGTGTCGCGATCGTATTTTTCGATGCCGTCGTTTGACGTGAGGAAGCATTTTCCACTGCGGAAGGCTTTCGAGGGGTCGTAATCGGCAAATTCCGCCACCCGCTCAACGAGCTTGTTGTCGTCCTTCATTTGATCGGCGGCGAGCTGCCCGACGAATGCCAGCATTGCTACTGAGGCAATTGAGGCAGCCCCGGCGGCTACGGACACCAGAGGCCGGTATCGCATCGTTCGGAAGGGCGTTTCGATAAATCGCCACGAGAAATATGCGACGACAAAACTCAAAGCGACGGGCACCAATTGCCAGCCATGCTCCCACGCCCCGTACTGGTTCGAAAACACCCAGATCGGCCAATGCCACAGATAAAGGGAATACGAGATCAAACCTATCGAGGTGGCGACCCGCAATGATAGAAGCCTGCTGACCAGCGTGCCTGGACCCGCCCAGATGATCAGAGCCGTCCCTGCCGTCGCGGGCAAGGCCATCAACCCGGGAAACTCAGAGGTTTTCGACAATAGCAGTGCGCTGAAGCCGATCGCCAAGGCGCCGATTGCCGAAAGCGCATTGTTGATCCGCATATCGGCAAATTTCGTCAATGCCGGTGCTGCGATGAGGGAGCCTACCAGCAGCTCCCACGCGCGATATTGCACGAGATAGAAAGCTGCAGAGCGGTTGATTGGAACAGCGATAATGGAAGCAATGATGCTGGCTGCGAAAAGTCCCGCTATGGCTATCCCGGTCGCCCTGCGCCCATACCGGCTCGCTGCCATGACGATCAGCGGAAAAATGACGTAGAACTGCTCTTCGACCGACAACGACCATGTGTGCAGGACCGGATTGAATTCCGCGGAATCATCGAAATATCCGGTCGTCAAATAGAAGTAGGCATTGGACGCAAAGAGCGCGGACGACGTCACAGACTTGAAGACCCTCAGGCTTTCGTCAGGCAGCATCGTAAAATACGAAACCGCCATCACGACAGCGTACATGGCTATGACTGCGGGAAGAATTCGTTTCGCTCGACGGCTATAGAAATTGCCGATCGAAAATCGGCCATCGCTCGCTTCGGCGAGGATTATTTTTGTAATCAGGAAGCCCGATATCACGAAAAAAATGTCCACCCCGATAAATCCGCCGGGGAGAATGCGATCAAATCCGCAGTGATAAAGAATCACAAAAATGACGGCTACGGCTCGCAGGCCGTCGATATCTTGACGATGCGTAATCATTGTCGGCCTCGGTGTTTGGCCTCCCGGGATTTCGTAACGTGAGACCGTTCAATATGCAACCAGAGTCATGGTAAAATGAAACAACTCGCCCTATAGGCGCTTTCGGCTCAGAGATAGAGGCCCAGCGAGCGAGCGCAAGGTCATCTAGGTTTTCGAGATAGTTTTTATTTTACCACTGGTCCGATGGCGCCGACGAGGAGAAGAGTGACGTCCATCAGCTCAACAGTGATTGACTAAACAGCTGCTTTTCAACGGTCCCCAACTCAGGCCACAGAAGAAGACTGACGGGCGATTAAAATGGGCTGCTGAAACGCAGCGGCGGCGTTGCCAGAATGCCATGCAGGAAAAATCGGGCGAACATGTGACGAGCCCGGTGCCGACCGATCCTGGACCCGAGATGCGATGCGGCTTCAACGCACTGCAAGGGCATCGGTTGGTCGAAGGCGACAATCGGGGCGGACTGTCTCTATTGGGCTATTCGCATAGATTTATCAGCGGCCGTTCAGGTTAAGATAATTTTCAGATATTCAAACATCCGCCACACCGCCGCTCACTATTGAGAGCGACAACCGTATCGAAGGACGATCTGATGCCCGCCATCTTGCGAAAGAAAATTCATGGAGCATCCACACGGGGGCAGGTCATCGACGGTGCTGAGGATATCGGCGTCGCTTATCAGGTCTTTTCCGACACCGTGGTCGAAGACGTGGTGGTCAAGAATTCTCCGCGCGGCTTCAAATTTCACAATGGCAAGAATCTTGTCGTAAGGCGCTGCGAAACAGAAAATGTGAATGGCGACGGCATTTACCTTACGATGACGTCGAATGTTTTGCTGGAAAACAACCGCGTCGGCGCAGCGCCCGGCCAGGGAGCGGATTGTTGCCAATTCGCCTACGAAAACAAAGATAGCTATATAAGTTCCAATGTCGTGGTCCGGGGCAACCTTTTTCTACAAAGGCCGACCAGCACCTCGAACAAGGGGGCGCTGGTTTGCGGCAGGACCCGAAACTACCTGGTTGAATATAATTTCATCGGCGGGAAAAATTTTTCTTTTTCATCGATCGGCGACGATGCGGTCGTGCGCAGTAATATCATGCGCGATGGCAGGATGAACGATTATTCCTTCGGCTATGGAGTTGGCGATCAAGTCAGCCATGGCGGCCACCATGTTTATGACAACAGGATCGAGAACAGCAATCGCGGCGTGAGTTTGAGCGGTTATTCCGATCAGAATCTGGCATTCCGCAAAGATATGAATATCCACGATAACGTCATCAGCGAATGTGACATCGCTTTTTTCGCCAATCGACCATGGTCCGGAAGCTTTCGGCGCAACATATTCCTGCGCTGCAAGCAGGGCATTCTGCTGAAGGGAAACGGGGAGGCGACTGCGGGGGACGTTGACGGCAACTATGTCAATGACGGCAGCTTTCTGAACGTCACTCCGCCGCCGCTTCGCGTCAAGCCCGACGGAAAGGCTTCCGTTTCTTCAGGTGAATGGACATCCGAGCCCGACGAAATCCGCATCCAGTGGCGTAACAAGGGGATCGATATACCGGGCGCCAACCGGCCATCTATAACGGTCGAAGCCGGCATGGAATTGTCATGCGTCTTGCTCGCCCGCAAGGAGCAGAATTGGATGTTGGCGATCGCTGAGACTGCTTATGACGATTTCACGCCGCGCGCGTGGCAGGAAAACATGCTGCCCTGGCAGAAGCGGTATTTCTCGATTTGAACGGCTGCTCGCATGCCCATCTGGCGGCCGACGATATTGACCGATGCAACAAGAACGACGGAATGAGGCGCTCTACCGCCAGCCGTCGAACACACCTTTCCTCAAGGCTGGCGTTGATTCCGGTTTGTTCGCAACCTGGGACGCAGTTCCGAGAGTGCGATGACCATATGTGGCCAGCAAATGAAAGGTGCCAGCATCATGCCTGCCTCGGTCATGGCTCCAAGCATGATGAGGATGATGATAACAATCTCCTTTCGCCTGGCGCCGGATTCTGCCGGATCGGGGTCGACGATTGTCATCTTCCGGAACACGCGGGTCAGCGCAAACAACGTCCATGCTGTAACGCCTGGAATGCCGATATTGAGCGCTAGCTCAAGATAGGTGTTATGGGTCGATCGTGCATCGAAGGTAACCTTGACGTACTCTTCCATGACATCGGGCTGACGAAACATCGCAAACCCATAACCTGTTAGGGGCCTATCCCAGATCAATGGCAATAGCTGTTCCCAGATATTGGTGCGACCGGAGAAAGTAATATCTTTGCCGAATGCTTCTGCAACCGCTGAAGCCACGCCGAGGTAAACGAAGCTGGCGCCGAACCCGATGATCACGAACAACAGGAAAACGACGAAGGAACGAAAAAGACGGTTCGGGTAAATGTGAATAACGCGAATGCCATACAGCATCATGCTGCCGAACATCGTCAAGACGACAGCCGTCGAGGACTTCGTTGCCACAATCAAGGCGAGGAGACAAAGCATTGCAGCCCAGCGTACCAGGGTACTGTAACGAAGCCGGCCGAGTTTCTCCGTCGAGAGCAGGCAGACAAAACTGATCGAGGAAAACTGCCCCAACGTGTTCTTATGATAAAATGCGCC
This Rhizobium acidisoli DNA region includes the following protein-coding sequences:
- a CDS encoding LacI family DNA-binding transcriptional regulator; this translates as MTTSIRHIAKLAGTSVSSVSRVLNNSGYASPELRHRVEAAIRTLNYTPSKGARMLRGAPSRMIGLMLPSIDVPFFGILAHAIEQELFQHGYQTLICSTAENMDHEARYISMLLAQRVDGVIVASAFGSIEHFGVLRDAGIPIIAIDRELSGIADDAVMADHEEGGRLMARHLIGLGHRAIAIVGAPAHSQPIQLRLQGITAEMAKDGITPAVVAMAEEHSFAETYRLARELLASRPEITAIIGTTDVSAIAAIHAVQDRGFSVPNDYSVVGFDDLPEAAYVFPRLTTVAQPIRNVGQQAARLLETLIEDQQTGDGSRAAAIVKVPVTLITRDSTGPVRSTML
- a CDS encoding esterase/lipase family protein, translating into MSDTVILFHGIARTKKSMGKLAAFLSGKGYRVVNVGYPSTRFSIGDLVDIVRPQIDAAAKEAGDGHVHFIGYSMGGLLIRAFLRNHRPSNLGRVVMVGTPNNGSEIADFLKTWPLYRKFYGPAGQQLITDQTAMTKLFGTVDYELGIIAGNRTIDPVSSLIIGLRIPNDGKVSVESTRLDGAAAHIVIPANHTFLPVNKTMWRQALSFLQDGRFAS
- a CDS encoding acyltransferase family protein translates to MITHRQDIDGLRAVAVIFVILYHCGFDRILPGGFIGVDIFFVISGFLITKIILAEASDGRFSIGNFYSRRAKRILPAVIAMYAVVMAVSYFTMLPDESLRVFKSVTSSALFASNAYFYLTTGYFDDSAEFNPVLHTWSLSVEEQFYVIFPLIVMAASRYGRRATGIAIAGLFAASIIASIIAVPINRSAAFYLVQYRAWELLVGSLIAAPALTKFADMRINNALSAIGALAIGFSALLLSKTSEFPGLMALPATAGTALIIWAGPGTLVSRLLSLRVATSIGLISYSLYLWHWPIWVFSNQYGAWEHGWQLVPVALSFVVAYFSWRFIETPFRTMRYRPLVSVAAGAASIASVAMLAFVGQLAADQMKDDNKLVERVAEFADYDPSKAFRSGKCFLTSNDGIEKYDRDTCLVLSNNQQNIALIGDSHAAHLYPGLKTLPGTNVLQANASGCRPTLEAEGEERCLELMNYVFKEFLPSHKVDVLVLAGRWTEDDVKLIRKTVDYLSPFAKKIVVFGPVAEYKSSLPRLLAHSLYEKQPFHAADHLAPRQRIGVEIHDALAGSGAMYISTYKTMCNPDCIVWTKSGDPVQFDYGHFTADGSRLLISKVKQDLTVQR
- a CDS encoding right-handed parallel beta-helix repeat-containing protein, yielding MPAILRKKIHGASTRGQVIDGAEDIGVAYQVFSDTVVEDVVVKNSPRGFKFHNGKNLVVRRCETENVNGDGIYLTMTSNVLLENNRVGAAPGQGADCCQFAYENKDSYISSNVVVRGNLFLQRPTSTSNKGALVCGRTRNYLVEYNFIGGKNFSFSSIGDDAVVRSNIMRDGRMNDYSFGYGVGDQVSHGGHHVYDNRIENSNRGVSLSGYSDQNLAFRKDMNIHDNVISECDIAFFANRPWSGSFRRNIFLRCKQGILLKGNGEATAGDVDGNYVNDGSFLNVTPPPLRVKPDGKASVSSGEWTSEPDEIRIQWRNKGIDIPGANRPSITVEAGMELSCVLLARKEQNWMLAIAETAYDDFTPRAWQENMLPWQKRYFSI
- a CDS encoding O-antigen ligase family protein; this translates as MTIENAALARHHYPAGYHRQSVPRWRVRRDVLAKLVLTIAFYASLWRATGMWYGLPANFDDGAAVDPLPMKILLYGLIPLSGLYFLLEQKQFLRVFSRFSPFIVVVGISCLTSIVFSIDKTASLKGLAAVIVLAIPPLLYRARYGNVEAFRVLGRFAIAAAFINVLYTAAFPQFAIMRGSYAGMVKGAFYHKNTLGQFSSISFVCLLSTEKLGRLRYSTLVRWAAMLCLLALIVATKSSTAVVLTMFGSMMLYGIRVIHIYPNRLFRSFVVFLLFVIIGFGASFVYLGVASAVAEAFGKDITFSGRTNIWEQLLPLIWDRPLTGYGFAMFRQPDVMEEYVKVTFDARSTHNTYLELALNIGIPGVTAWTLFALTRVFRKMTIVDPDPAESGARRKEIVIIILIMLGAMTEAGMMLAPFICWPHMVIALSELRPRLRTNRNQRQP